One Beggiatoa leptomitoformis DNA segment encodes these proteins:
- a CDS encoding Rpn family recombination-promoting nuclease/putative transposase — protein MSRYFNPYTDFGFKKLFGEEANKDLLIDFLNQLLPAHHQIQSLQFKNTEKLPLYPDDRKAFFDIYCTSPSGEHFIVEMQRARIDFFKDRSLYYITFPIQEQAKKGVWDFKLSTVYFVAILDCIIEEPNDPLKFRQYVSLKDQDGELFCDKLHFCFLQMPLFDKKAEELENHFEKWVFFLKNLADFEEIPRILNEPVFQKAFEIAELSNLKPNQARQYQKSLMNYWSNKAVLDTAFAEGKEEGIIEGIVLGKEEGIILGKEEGIILGKEEGIIEGIVLGERQAKREIAKQLKTQGLPLETIMQVTGLSKQEIED, from the coding sequence ATGTCCCGTTACTTCAACCCCTACACCGACTTTGGCTTTAAAAAACTCTTTGGTGAAGAAGCCAACAAAGACCTATTAATCGACTTTTTAAATCAGCTATTGCCCGCACACCATCAAATTCAATCATTACAATTTAAAAATACCGAAAAACTACCGCTTTACCCTGATGACCGTAAAGCCTTTTTTGATATTTACTGCACCAGTCCCTCAGGAGAACATTTTATTGTAGAAATGCAACGCGCCCGCATAGACTTTTTTAAAGACCGCTCGCTGTACTACATTACCTTTCCCATTCAAGAACAAGCTAAAAAAGGCGTATGGGATTTCAAATTATCCACCGTATATTTTGTTGCAATATTAGACTGCATTATTGAAGAACCAAATGACCCACTAAAATTTCGCCAATATGTCAGCTTAAAAGACCAAGATGGCGAGCTATTTTGTGACAAACTCCATTTCTGTTTTTTACAAATGCCCTTATTTGATAAGAAAGCCGAAGAGTTAGAAAATCATTTTGAAAAATGGGTATTTTTCTTGAAAAATTTAGCTGATTTTGAAGAAATCCCACGAATTCTTAACGAACCCGTCTTTCAAAAAGCCTTTGAAATTGCTGAATTATCAAACTTAAAGCCCAATCAAGCGCGACAATACCAAAAAAGTTTAATGAACTACTGGTCAAATAAAGCCGTATTAGATACCGCATTTGCTGAAGGAAAAGAAGAAGGTATCATCGAGGGAATCGTATTAGGAAAAGAAGAAGGTATCATCTTAGGAAAAGAAGAAGGCATCATCTTAGGAAAAGAAGAAGGCATCATTGAGGGAATTGTATTAGGCGAACGACAAGCTAAACGAGAAATAGCTAAACAACTAAAAACACAAGGTTTGCCCCTAGAAACCATCATGCAGGTCACAGGACTTTCCAAGCAAGAAATTGAAGATTAA